From the Nodularia sp. NIES-3585 genome, one window contains:
- a CDS encoding SUMF1/EgtB/PvdO family nonheme iron enzyme → MSNQTPPKVFISYSWDSPEHQQSVLALSNKLRESGIDCNLDRYEFSPPEGWPRWMEKQIEQADFVLVICTAKYKLSYEGKKEPGQGNGVGWEGNLICQNFYNKGTLNRKFIPVLLESGKVEDIPTPLQGTTYYFAHNDEGYENLYRHLTNQPANEKPALGNLRLLPPVQHHITYPTPSKPTQQKAQGFIEDLGHSIKLEMVKIPGDTFMMGASEKEEGSSDDERPEHQVTVPDFYMGRYLVTQAQWARVAASFPQIHRKLDTRPSYFKGDDHLPVESISWYDAVEFCQRLSQKTGRDYRLPSEAEWEYACRAGTVTHFHFGDIITTEVANYDGNYTYSNSPKGQYREKTTPVGSFPPNAFGLYDMHGNLWQWCLDTWHSNYDGAPDNGAAWIDNDNQNIRLLRGGSWNNYPEFCRSALRYYDYPAFAHFVIGFRVVCSGAAARTL, encoded by the coding sequence ATGTCAAATCAGACTCCGCCAAAAGTCTTTATTAGCTATAGTTGGGACTCGCCTGAACATCAACAAAGCGTATTAGCATTATCGAATAAGCTACGTGAATCGGGAATTGACTGCAATCTTGACCGATATGAATTCTCGCCTCCTGAAGGCTGGCCGCGCTGGATGGAAAAACAAATTGAGCAAGCTGATTTTGTTCTAGTAATATGTACTGCAAAATATAAACTTAGTTACGAGGGTAAAAAAGAACCAGGACAAGGAAATGGTGTGGGATGGGAAGGAAATCTGATATGTCAAAACTTTTACAATAAAGGTACATTAAATCGCAAGTTTATCCCTGTATTACTCGAATCGGGTAAAGTTGAGGACATCCCTACTCCTTTGCAAGGAACTACTTATTATTTTGCTCATAATGATGAAGGCTATGAAAACCTTTATCGCCACTTAACTAATCAACCTGCAAATGAAAAACCAGCCCTTGGTAATCTGAGACTTTTACCACCTGTTCAGCATCATATTACTTATCCAACTCCCTCGAAACCTACACAACAAAAAGCTCAAGGCTTTATAGAAGATTTAGGTCACAGTATAAAGCTAGAAATGGTTAAGATTCCTGGTGATACTTTTATGATGGGTGCTTCCGAAAAAGAGGAAGGAAGCAGCGATGATGAACGCCCCGAACACCAAGTAACAGTTCCAGACTTTTATATGGGAAGATACTTAGTAACTCAAGCACAATGGGCAAGAGTGGCTGCATCTTTTCCACAAATTCATAGAAAACTAGATACTCGACCATCTTATTTTAAAGGGGATGATCATCTTCCTGTAGAGAGTATTTCGTGGTATGATGCAGTTGAGTTTTGCCAGAGACTGTCTCAAAAAACAGGTCGTGATTATCGACTACCCAGTGAGGCGGAATGGGAATATGCTTGTCGTGCAGGCACTGTAACACATTTCCATTTTGGTGATATAATTACAACTGAAGTGGCTAACTATGATGGTAACTACACTTATAGCAATAGCCCGAAAGGACAGTATCGAGAAAAAACAACGCCTGTAGGCAGCTTTCCTCCTAATGCCTTTGGCTTGTATGATATGCACGGAAATCTGTGGCAATGGTGTTTAGATACCTGGCACAGTAACTATGACGGTGCGCCTGATAATGGTGCTGCCTGGATTGATAATGATAATCAAAATATACGGCTGCTGCGCGGTGGTTCGTGGAACAACTATCCTGAATTCTGTCGTTCTGCCCTTCGCTACTACGACTACCCAGCCTTCGCGCACTTCGTTATCGGTTTTCGGGTGGTCTGTAGTGGTGCGGCGGCGAGGACTCTTTAG
- a CDS encoding valine--tRNA ligase encodes MTANITNLPSLYDPFTTEAKWQKFWEENQVYKADPNHPGEPYCIVIPPPNVTGSLHMGHAFESALIDTLIRYHRMKGRNTLWVPGTDHASIAVHTMLEKQLKKEGKTRYELGREQFLERAWQWKADSEGTIVNQLKRLGVSVDWTRERFTLDAGLSQAVLEAFVSLYESGLIYRGEYLVNWCPASGSAVSDVEVDNQEVDGNLWHFRYPLSDNSGFVEVATTRPETMLGDTGVAVNPNDDRYKHLIGKTLTLPIMNREIPIIGDEFVDPKFGTGCVKVTPAHDPNDFEMGKRHNLPSINIMNKDGTLNDKAGEFQGQDRFVARKNVISRLEADGVLVKVEDYKHTIPYSDRGKVPVEPLLSTQWFVKIRPMADKALKFLDNQNTPEFVPQRWTKVYRDWLVKLKDWCISRQLWWGHQIPAWYAVSETGGQITDNTPFIVAKSADEAWEKAKTRFGADVKLEQDPDVLDTWFSSGLWPFSTLGWPEETQDLATYYPNSTLVTGFDIIFFWVARMTMMAGHFTGKMPFNDVYIHGLVLDENGQKMSKTKGNGIDPLLLIEKYGTDALRYTLIKEVAGAGQNIRLEYDRKKDESASVEASRNFANKLWNAARFVMMNLDGQTPAQLGQPIATELSDRWIISRYHQVINQTSNYIDNYGLGEAAKGLYEFIWGDFCDWYIELVKSRLQKDANPASRKVAQQILGYVLEGILKLLHPLMPHITEEIWQTLTQQPADSLQTLALQAYPEADNNLINPELETQFELLIGTIRTIRNLRAEADIKPGAKITANLQSGNPQEREILTAGQSYIQDLAKVENLTIVAEETSPTVVVEKKPQRGLKIIGWIIVGLVFARIGLVTGKAVYEVPFIGTFFEIVGLGFASWFVVQNLLNAQARKNFWAKLFQPTPQPETSQTNSPQPQAPENAISGVVGTVQVVIPLSGDVVDIATLRAKLEKTLNKAEAEAKSLSARLSNPKFVDKAPADVVKGVRESLVEAEKQAEILRDRLRSLV; translated from the coding sequence ATGACCGCAAACATTACCAACCTCCCTAGCCTTTACGACCCATTCACCACCGAAGCCAAATGGCAAAAATTTTGGGAAGAAAACCAAGTCTACAAAGCTGACCCCAACCACCCCGGTGAACCTTACTGCATCGTCATTCCCCCTCCCAACGTCACCGGCAGTTTACACATGGGTCACGCCTTTGAAAGCGCCTTAATTGATACCCTCATCCGCTACCACCGCATGAAAGGGCGCAATACCCTCTGGGTTCCCGGAACCGACCACGCCAGCATCGCCGTCCATACGATGTTGGAAAAGCAACTCAAAAAAGAGGGTAAAACTCGCTACGAACTGGGACGCGAACAATTCTTAGAACGGGCTTGGCAATGGAAAGCCGATTCTGAGGGTACAATTGTGAATCAGTTAAAACGCCTGGGTGTCTCCGTTGACTGGACACGGGAACGCTTTACTTTAGATGCAGGTTTATCGCAAGCTGTTCTGGAAGCCTTTGTTAGTCTCTACGAATCAGGACTAATTTATCGGGGCGAATATTTGGTAAATTGGTGTCCGGCTTCTGGGTCGGCGGTGTCTGATGTGGAAGTGGATAATCAAGAGGTTGATGGAAATCTTTGGCATTTCCGCTATCCCCTGAGTGATAATTCTGGGTTTGTGGAAGTGGCTACAACTCGACCAGAAACTATGCTGGGTGATACAGGTGTGGCGGTTAATCCCAATGATGACAGATATAAACACTTGATTGGCAAAACCTTAACTCTGCCAATTATGAATCGGGAAATTCCGATTATTGGTGATGAGTTTGTTGACCCGAAATTTGGGACTGGTTGTGTAAAAGTGACTCCAGCCCATGATCCCAATGATTTTGAAATGGGTAAGCGTCACAATTTGCCGTCAATCAATATTATGAATAAAGACGGGACTCTCAATGATAAAGCTGGGGAGTTCCAAGGACAAGACCGCTTTGTGGCTAGAAAGAATGTAATTTCTCGCTTAGAAGCCGATGGTGTGCTGGTGAAGGTGGAGGATTATAAGCATACTATTCCTTATAGCGATCGCGGTAAAGTACCAGTTGAACCATTATTATCTACTCAGTGGTTTGTCAAAATTCGCCCGATGGCTGATAAAGCCTTAAAATTTCTCGACAATCAAAATACGCCGGAGTTTGTCCCCCAACGCTGGACTAAGGTTTATCGTGATTGGTTAGTCAAGTTGAAAGATTGGTGTATCTCCCGTCAACTATGGTGGGGTCATCAAATTCCGGCTTGGTATGCTGTCAGTGAAACTGGTGGTCAAATTACCGATAATACGCCGTTTATTGTCGCCAAATCAGCAGATGAGGCTTGGGAAAAAGCTAAAACACGATTTGGTGCAGATGTCAAGTTAGAACAAGACCCAGATGTATTAGATACTTGGTTCTCTTCTGGACTTTGGCCGTTTTCCACTTTGGGCTGGCCAGAAGAAACTCAGGATTTAGCAACTTATTACCCCAACAGTACTTTAGTCACTGGTTTTGATATCATCTTTTTCTGGGTTGCCAGAATGACCATGATGGCGGGACACTTTACTGGGAAAATGCCATTTAATGATGTTTACATCCACGGCTTAGTGTTGGATGAAAACGGTCAGAAAATGTCGAAGACTAAAGGTAATGGTATTGACCCACTGTTATTAATTGAGAAATATGGTACTGATGCACTGCGCTATACCTTAATTAAAGAAGTTGCGGGTGCGGGTCAAAATATTCGCTTGGAGTATGACCGCAAAAAGGATGAGTCTGCATCGGTGGAAGCTTCGCGTAACTTTGCTAACAAGTTGTGGAATGCCGCCCGATTTGTAATGATGAATTTGGATGGACAGACCCCAGCACAACTTGGTCAACCAATTGCGACAGAATTAAGCGATCGCTGGATTATTTCCCGTTATCATCAAGTTATCAACCAAACGAGTAATTACATTGATAACTATGGTTTAGGTGAAGCTGCAAAAGGTTTATATGAATTTATCTGGGGTGATTTTTGCGACTGGTATATTGAATTAGTTAAATCCCGGTTACAAAAAGATGCAAATCCAGCATCGAGAAAAGTCGCACAACAAATTCTGGGCTATGTATTGGAAGGGATTTTAAAATTACTGCATCCTTTAATGCCTCACATTACTGAGGAAATTTGGCAAACTCTCACCCAACAACCAGCCGATTCTTTGCAAACTTTAGCTTTACAAGCCTATCCTGAAGCAGATAATAACCTGATTAATCCAGAATTAGAAACACAGTTTGAATTACTCATTGGCACAATCCGCACAATTCGGAATTTACGGGCTGAAGCGGATATTAAGCCAGGGGCAAAAATTACGGCAAATTTACAAAGTGGTAATCCCCAAGAACGGGAAATCCTCACTGCTGGACAGTCTTATATTCAAGATTTGGCCAAGGTGGAGAATTTAACTATTGTGGCAGAGGAAACAAGCCCTACAGTAGTTGTTGAGAAAAAACCTCAGAGGGGTTTGAAGATAATAGGTTGGATTATCGTGGGGCTTGTTTTTGCGAGAATAGGTTTGGTTACAGGGAAGGCGGTTTATGAAGTTCCCTTTATCGGCACATTCTTTGAAATAGTTGGTTTGGGTTTTGCATCTTGGTTTGTTGTCCAAAACCTCCTCAACGCGCAGGCGAGAAAAAATTTCTGGGCTAAGTTATTCCAGCCAACTCCTCAGCCAGAAACATCACAGACAAATTCACCACAGCCACAAGCACCAGAAAATGCCATCTCTGGGGTTGTGGGTACTGTACAAGTGGTGATTCCTTTGAGTGGTGATGTGGTAGATATTGCGACTTTGCGTGCCAAACTGGAAAAAACCCTTAACAAAGCTGAAGCAGAGGCTAAGTCTTTGAGTGCAAGGTTAAGCAATCCTAAGTTTGTGGATAAAGCCCCCGCCGATGTGGTAAAGGGGGTCAGAGAGTCTTTAGTAGAAGCTGAGAAACAAGCCGAAATTTTGCGCGATCGCTTGCGTAGTTTAGTATAG
- a CDS encoding GxxExxY protein: MEKTNRQVAKNAKRGEPSQEVDRLAYAVIGAALEVHQLLGPGFLEQVYKEALIIELFRRGIPHEFEKPVTVNYKGHEVGTGRLDFLIDNCLIVELKAVQNLAPIHEAQVLSYLKMTKHPLALLINFNVPLLKDGIKRIILTS, from the coding sequence ATGGAAAAAACGAACCGCCAAGTCGCCAAGAACGCCAAGAGAGGAGAGCCGAGTCAGGAAGTAGATAGGCTGGCTTATGCTGTGATTGGAGCAGCGCTGGAGGTACATCAACTTTTAGGGCCGGGGTTTTTGGAGCAAGTGTATAAGGAGGCGTTGATTATAGAATTGTTCAGGCGCGGGATACCTCATGAATTTGAAAAGCCTGTAACAGTAAATTACAAAGGACATGAAGTGGGTACAGGGAGATTAGATTTTTTGATAGACAATTGTCTAATTGTGGAATTGAAAGCTGTCCAGAACCTAGCCCCAATACACGAAGCCCAAGTTCTCTCCTACCTAAAAATGACCAAACACCCACTCGCCCTCCTCATCAACTTTAACGTCCCCCTCCTCAAAGACGGCATCAAACGAATTATCCTCACCTCCTAA